A window of Corythoichthys intestinalis isolate RoL2023-P3 chromosome 14, ASM3026506v1, whole genome shotgun sequence contains these coding sequences:
- the LOC130930395 gene encoding voltage-dependent calcium channel beta subunit-associated regulatory protein-like produces the protein MSNDSPALTTLTENSTDVPVSAGQVENYVLLLVLLSIFAGGTLVLLSLLLLFCHRCCMGGRRYSRASDDPEKTNTTYVEDSQPTQEITIRLDETDALSASSCHDGESERFVSTGLTGRRVSFNESALYEKERMTEDKGRRYTLTEGDFHHLKKARLTHLHLPPAPCDLKILTIMECDSNESSSVNISDAPTPKLPLTIYQPTERRVSDWLGQSRSRRLPGDTHHSILLDQIPRRGSLTLEALRGRGEAQGEHIMRGETTHASGQTSVLQFLSKLRRHTSLEGAGPYFKRWKFDRSHRAASLDAKGSPKRRPFQRQRAASENTDHTEDDSSIRNDTTGSFPQTPSQTSGLQSLSAESLSQPSMGHTTSVFLHRLEAVVVEVSGISSRREEPPWQADHFSNQRQISISGNNQRVQEGLKPDAVARTDSVWLESEPLQEDELFKSQQEAKVIQCKDSPRKTPDDKTSNLTQNCEMEADEGEEVLLEDESRPRADSGSSLSFGLRQEILESQPSLYRDIWSLRASLEQYASSDQSSTDRESVRSDAESVSSQSGNRTGQLDSCLSQDLDDEPEAEGEVMEGGIRGASGGASETGSGVDGEGDVGNRKLLQMDSGYASIETPSKGPEEMRIFGTPAAPRGKTASERRLFFTSSGRKGSVCESTDTRLFQEEMEEDLTESTEEKHKTSLLLQQPVKLLDPQKQDNLTTQLLKPISQPSSPHRPRLHRRDYSIDEKTDALFNEFLRHDPRFDQPDSPFRTRHRSRVHLRKQWQRHKQYSDPGTGGRYSPSLERQRFTPLPRGDSASYPLDTRYHSTLSRIASAADEEASEIAACEEAARESTTEVSGDGAVASEIISNVTGQGDGQQTSSNTKSTSSQQPATGLARCMDPRVENRNNNSSPSSNLADKLAAAVEERLYGSMRRAELDQGGTESVVAASHTVSPNHSPM, from the exons GATGTCCCTGTGTCGGCGGGCCAGGTGGAAAattatgtgctgcttttggtgcTACTGAGTATTTTCGCTGGGGGGACGCTAGTTCTGCTCTCCCTGCTGCTGCTCTTCTGCCACCGCTGCTGCATGGGTGGGCGTCGCTACTCCAG AGCGAGTGATGACCCTGAGAAAACTAACACAACTTACGTTGAAGACTCTCAGCCCACACAAG AGATCACCATTCGTCTGGATGAAACAGACGCTCTCTCAGCTTCCAGCTGTCACGACGGGGAGTCGGAGAGGTTCGTTTCCACCGGGCTGACAGGCCGCAGAGTATCCTTCAACGAATCCGCTCTGTACGAAAAGGAGAGGATGACCGAGGACAAAGGACGCAG GTACACTCTAACCGAGGGTGATTTTCACCACCTAAAAAAAGCTCGGCTGACTCACCTCCACCTGCCGCCGGCACCATGTGACCTCAAAATCCTCACCATCATGGAGTGTGACTCAAATGAGAGCAGCTCTGTCAACATCAGTGACGCGCCAACTCCTAAACTTCCTCTCACTATTTACCAG CCGACTGAGAGAAGAGTGTCTGACTGGTTGGGTCAGAGCCGCAGCAGACGTCTCCCTGGCGACACACATCATTCCATCCTCCTGGACCAGATTCCTAGACGGGGTTCCCTGACT TTGGAGGCTCTCAGAGGCAGAGGGGAAGCTCAAGGTGAACACATAATGAGGGGGGAGACCACCCATGCTTCCGGCCAGACGTCAGTTCTGCAGTTCTTGTCAAAACTGAGGCGACACACCAGTCTGGAGGGGGCTGGGCCCTATTTCAAGCGTTGGAAGTTTGACAGGAGCCACCGGGCTGCCAGTCTGGATGCCAAAG GGTCCCCAAAGAGAAGACCCTTCCAGAGGCAAAGAGCTGCAAGTGAAAACACTGATCATACTGAGGATGACTCTTCAATCCGAAACGATACAACAGGGTCTTTTCCGCAGACTCCCAGTCAGACCAGCGGCCTCCAGTCTCTGTCTGCCGAATCTCTGTCTCAACCTTCGATGGGTCACACCACCTCCGTCTTCCTCCACAG GCTGGAGGCCGTGGTTGTGGAGGTCAGCGGTATCAGCAGTAGAAGAGAAGAACCGCCTTGGCAAGCGGATCATTTCTCAAACCAGAGGCAAATCAGCATCTCAGGCAACAACCAGAGAGTCCAGGAAGGATTAAAACCCGATGCTGTCGCAAGGACAGACAGTGTCTGGCTTGAGTCTGAACCTCTACAAGAGGATGAATTGTTCAAGTCACAACAGGAAGCCAAAGTCATCCAATGTAAGGACTCGCCTAGGAAAACTCCAGATGATAAAACAAGCAATCTGACTCAAAACTGTGAGATGGAAGCTGATGAAGGAGAAGAGGTATTGTTAGAAGATGAAAGCAGACCGAGGGCGGATTCAGGTTCTTCTCTTTCCTTCGGGCTTCGGCAGGAGATCTTAGAGTCTCAACCGTCTCTCTACAGAGACATCTGGAGCTTACGAGCCTCCCTAGAGCAATACGCCTCCTCGGACCAGAGCAGCACTGACAGGGAGTCTGTCCGCAGCGATGCCGAAAGTGTCTCGTCACAGAGCGGAAACCGTACCGGACAGCTGGACAGCTGCTTGTCCCAAGACCTGGATGATGAACCCGAAGCAGAAGGAGAGGTGATGGAAGGAGGTATCAGAGGGGCATCGGGGGGCGCCAGCGAGACCGGAAGTGGGGTTGACGGAGAAGGTGACGTGGGTAACCGCAAACTCCTTCAGATGGATAGCGGCTACGCCTCTATTGAAACACCATCCAAAGGCCCGGAGGAGATGCGCATTTTTGGGACTCCTGCAGCCCCACGTGGAAAAACGGCCTCAGAAAGAAGGTTGTTCTTCACAAGCTCAGGTAGAAAAGGTTCTGTGTGCGAGAGCACCGACACCAGGTTGTTCCAGGAAGAGATGGAAGAAGATTTAACTGAAAGCACAGAGGAGAAACACAAGACTAGTCTCTTGCTCCAACAACCCGTCAAATTACTCGATCCTCAGAAACAAGATAACCTAACAACTCAACTGCTGAAGCCGATATCTCAGCCTTCCAGTCCTCACCGACCTCGCCTACACCGCCGCGACTACAGCATCGACGAGAAGACCGACGCACTTTTCAACGAGTTCCTCCGACACGACCCCAGGTTCGACCAGCCAGATTCGCCATTTCGGACCAGGCACCGCTCCAGAGTGCACCTGAGGAAGCAGTGGCAAAGACACAAGCAATACAGCGACCCGGGAACAGGGGGTCGTTACTCCCCATCTCTGGAGAGACAGAGGTTCACCCCGCTACCGAGAGGCGACAGCGCCAGTTATCCTTTGGACACCAGGTACCACAGCACACTCTCGCGCATCGCCAGCGCGGCGGATGAAGAAGCTAGCGAGATAGCAGCTTGCGAAGAGGCAGCCAGAGAAAGCACAACAGAAGTGTCCGGCGATGGAGCCGTCGCCTCAGAGATTATATCAAATGTGACTGGCCAGGGTGACGGTCAGCAAACTTCTTCCAACACTAAAAGCACAAGCAGTCAGCAGCCCGCCACCGGGCTTGCGCGCTGCATGGACCCTCGAGTGGAAAACAGGAACAACAACAGCAGTCCGTCAAGCAATCTGGCAGACAAACTGGCCGCGGCGGTGGAGGAGAGACTCTATGGCAGCATGCGGAGGGCTGAACTCGACCAGGGGGGAACGGAGAGCGTGGTCGCTGCCTCTCACACAGTCTCGCCTAACCATAGTCCTATGTAA